From Thermosipho affectus, a single genomic window includes:
- the secG gene encoding preprotein translocase subunit SecG codes for MDKVMLIVHGIISVILIYLSLKQMGKFAELGGAFGSGSMNTIFGREKGLDTEGKITVLFGILFFVSSILTAFFISR; via the coding sequence GTGGACAAGGTGATGCTAATAGTACATGGAATTATTAGTGTTATTTTGATTTATCTTTCTTTAAAACAGATGGGAAAATTTGCGGAACTTGGTGGAGCGTTTGGTTCGGGATCTATGAATACGATATTTGGAAGAGAAAAGGGGTTAGATACAGAGGGAAAAATTACCGTTTTGTTTGGTATTTTGTTCTTTGTCTCAAGCATTTTGACAGCTTTCTTTATTTCCAGATAG